The following are encoded together in the Marmota flaviventris isolate mMarFla1 chromosome 18, mMarFla1.hap1, whole genome shotgun sequence genome:
- the Prr19 gene encoding proline-rich protein 19, producing MDSRRPAPQPFQQPEKPGRVRRRKTRRERNALVGSRRGSRQDPVAPRDPVAPSASKLVVITQGRLSREHRGLFNHEVKSLDVARLLSSGSLESGTLFLQTKPSPNPDRVQEPEQSKGKENQVPGDLGPGPPHSPELPCLGKLLGELQCQLILPQAFPRRNLVQEARDVIVGNLQACHGCVPDLSLVLQGCHPPLPGTKPGISEKQRMTPSWINSPEQAPREERQRRLRGTKEFTFSMPYTSSPPVAHRVSLVPPGGPWPPTLPSLPSPSGAAWGPPTAFDLLKSIWLVATPPLPRPWAVGPPPPLPQPLSPLFPRTSALDWSPSPLAPLPSLSWVVAQSSPEAWSFPPMRLY from the exons ATGGACTCCCGGCGGCCAGCACCTCAGCCTTTCCAGCAACCTGAGAAACCTGGCCGTGTCCGCCGACGGAAGACCAGGAGGGAGAGAAATGCCCTTGTGGGCAGCCGCCGGGGGAGCCGTCAGGATCCTGTGGCCCCCCGGGATCCTGTGGCCCCTTCTGCCTCCAAGCTTGTGGTCATAACTCAGGGCCGGCTGAGCCGGGAGCACCGGGGTCTCTTCAACCATGAGGTGAAATCTCTGGATGTGGCCCGATTGCTTAGCAGTGGATCCCTGGAATCAGGAACTCTCTTTCTCCAAACCAAACCCTCCCCAAACCCAGACAGGGTCCAAGAACCAGAACAGTCAAAGGGCAAGGAGAATCAGGTGCCTGGAGACTTGGGTCCAGGCCCCCCACATTCCCCAGAGCTCCCTTGCTTGGGGAAACTGTTGGGTGAGCTGCAGTGCCAGCTGATTCTGCCACAGGCCTTCCCCAGGAGGAACCTGGTACAGGAGGCCAGGGATGTCATCGTGGGAAACTTACAGGCCTGCCATGGCTGTGTACCTGACCTTTCCCTGGTGCTCCAAGGCTGCCACCCACCCTTGCCAG GGACCAAGCCTGGAATCTCTGAGAAACAAAGGATGACACCCTCCTGGATCAACAGCCCTGAGCAAGCCCCAAGGGAAGAGAGGCAAAGGAGACTTCGGGGAACAAAGGAGTTCACCTTTTCCATGCCTTATACCTCCAGCCCTCCCGTTGCACACAGGGTTAGCCTGGTGCCACCAGGAGGTCCCTGGCCACCCACTTTGCCCTCCTTGCCTTCACCATCCGGGGCAGCCTGGGGCCCTCCAACAGCTTTTGACCTACTGAAAAGCATCTGGCTAGTAGCCACACCACCCCTTCCCAGACCCTGGGCTGTCGGCCCACCTCCGCCCCTGCCTCAGCCACTATCACCCTTGTTTCCCAGAACCTCTGCTCTGGACTGGAGCCCCAGCCCCCTTGCCCCACTGCCCAGCCTCTCCTGGGTGGTAGCTCAGAGCAGTCCAGAAGCCTGGTCCTTTCCACCCATGAGACTGTACTGA